A section of the Scleropages formosus chromosome 12, fSclFor1.1, whole genome shotgun sequence genome encodes:
- the pdk1 gene encoding pyruvate dehydrogenase (acetyl-transferring) kinase isozyme 1, mitochondrial, which produces MRLLMCLLRSCSSIGKYVDFYSRFSPSPLSIKQFLDFGSENACERTSFLFLRQELPVRLANIMKEINLLPDNLLKTPSVRLVQSWYVQSLQEILEFLNKDADGKIIYDFTDTVIRIRNRHNDVIPTMAQGVVEYKETYGTDPVTSQNLQYFLDRFYMSRISIRMLLNQHTLLFGGKVRVNPAHPKQIGSIDPHCDVTEVVNDAYHNARKLCDVYYKNSPELQLEEFSVKERGKAITVVYVPSHLYHMLFELFKNAMRATMELHLDAVEPPPVHVQIVLGNEDLTIKVSDRGGGVPLRKIDRLFTYTYSTAPLPRVETSRATPLAGFGYGLPISRLYARYFQGDLKLYSLEGYGTDAVIYIRALSTESIERLPVYNKSAWRHYKTIHEADDWCVPSKEPKDLSTFRSV; this is translated from the exons ATGAGGCTTCTGATGTGCCTTCTGAGGAGCTGCAGCTCCATCGGGAAGTATGTGGACTTCTACTCGAGGTTCTCGCCGTCCCCGCTCTCCATCAAGCAGTTCTTGGACTTCG GGTCCGAAAACGCCTGCGAGAGGACGTCCTTCCTGTTCCTGAGGCAGGAGCTGCCCGTGAGGCTCGCCAACATCATGAAGGAGATCAACCTGCTGCCCGACAACCTGCTGAAGACGCCTTCCGTGCGCCTGGTCCAGAGCTG GTACGTCCAGAGTCTTCAGGAAATCCTCGAGTTTCTGAATAAAGACGCCGATGGCAAGATCATCTATGA TTTCACGGATACGGTGATCCGGATCCGAAACAGGCACAACGATGTCATCCCCACCATGGCCCAGGGGGTGGTCGAGTACAAGGAGACCTACGGCACTGACCCCGTCACCAGCCAGAACCTGCAGTACTTCTTGGACCGTTTCTACATGAGCCGCATCTCCATCCGGATGCTGCTCAACCAGCACA CATTGCTCTTTGGTGGGAAGGTTCGAGTGAATCCTGCGCACCCCAAACAGATTGGCAGTATTGACCCGCACTGTGACGTCACTGAAGTGGTGAACG ATGCGTATCACAATGCTAGAAAACTATGTGACGTTTACTACAAAAACTCACCAGAGCTTCAGCTGGAAGAATTCAGTG tgaaaGAAAGAGGCAAGGCTATAACCGTGGTGTATGTTCCCTCTCACCTTTACCATATGCTGTTTGAACTTTTTAAG AATGCAATGAGAGCCACAATGGAACTTCACCTGGATGCTGTTGAACCCCCTCCTGTCCATGTTCAGATAGTGCTGGGGAACGAGGATCTGACCATCAAG GTGAGCGATCGTGGAGGCGGGGTTCCCTTGAGGAAGATCGACAGGCTGTTCACCTACACCTATTCCACTGCTCCCCTGCCACGGGTGGAGACCTCACGCGCCACCCCCCTG GCGGGCTTCGGGTACGGTCTGCCCATCTCGCGGCTGTACGCCAGATACTTTCAGGGGGACCTCAAGCTGTATTCTTTGGAAGGCTATGGCACAGATGCGGTGATATACATCCGG GCTTTGTCTACAGAGTCCATAGAAAGGCTTCCTGTCTACAACAAGTCCGCCTGGAGACACTATAAGACTATCCACGAGGCCGACGACTGGTGTGTACCTAGCAAAGAGCCCAAGGACCTGAGCACATTTCGCAGCGTCTAG